In the genome of Drosophila kikkawai strain 14028-0561.14 chromosome 2R, DkikHiC1v2, whole genome shotgun sequence, the window cttaaattttgagaaaacTCTAATCTAGTTGTATCTTTCGTTGCAGCATTTTGTAAATCTAGTCCaagtataaagtatatatCATGCCTTGGAGCTAAAACGAATATCTACCCTCAAAAGCCATGGTCCATAAATATCTAATTTATTTGgattattaaaagaaatacaagTTCTAACGCAATGAAAACTAAGCAAGTTAGAATACAACATGGTTATTCATAGACACGAGAGATGAgactaataatttaaatttactttactttGGCGCTCTGGTAATCGACCTTCAGaaaagggtcacactggacacAAGAGATGTCATGTGATTGAATTATGCGATACTATCGTATAGACTAGTCGCAcagaaaaatatcaaaatatagTCTACAGttcaataatattaataaaataaaatatattagataaaacagataaaatttaatgattaaataaaatgtacttTACTAATATATCGATGTATCGCCTTTTTAGAAACATCGATACTATCGTTGGTGAGCCAGCTCTAATTGGATGATTTTTTCAAGAAAAAATCTTTATTGACGGAAAATGTGGTTAAAATGTATTGTTTTTGCCGCGCTGCTAGCCCTCGGCAGCAGTGAGGTGGTCATCGGCCAGGACGAGCTGGTAGATGAGGTCTCTGGCCTGTACACCATCGAGGGCCGTGTCTCGCCGCCAGACAGCATCATTCCCAGAGGTCCTGGTTCGCCTGTGAATAAGGAGGCCTCCAAATGGCAGACTGAGGTGACTGTTTCCATCAACGACGGCGAGTTCAAGGGATTCGTGCGCGAAGATGGCCAGTTCCTGATCAGCGGAGTGCCCTCCGGCAGCTATATCCTGGATGTTCACCATCCTGACGTGTTCTACGAGCCAGTGAGTGGCGAGAAGCATTGGCTCAATCAAGGTGGCGTCATTGACCCTTGTAATCCCGTTTTTAGGTGCGCGTCGAGATCAATCCAAAGGGAAAGTTCCGTGCCCGCAAAGTGAACTTTGTCCAGCCGGCACAAATTATGCAGGTGCCGTATCCGCTGCGAATGAAGCCACTGATGCCCTTCAAGTACTTCCAGACTAGGGAGCAATGGAAGGTTAGTAGTCACCATTACGTTAATTACGTTTCAGAAATCATTCGAAACTCCTTTGTGTAGATTACCGACTTCCTGTTCAGCCCCATGGTGCTGATGATGGTTCTGCCCCTGCTGCTTATGCTGGTGCTGCCCAAGATGATCAATGATCCCGAAACAAAGAAGGAGATCGACAACCTGCAGTTCCCAAAGGTGAGTCCAGAGAACCTTTTATACACGtttgacaaaattaaaacgtTTTTTCCCGTGCTCCGCAGATGGGCAACGACATGCCCGAGATCAGCGAGATGCTTACCTCGCTGCTGACTGGCAAGCAGCCGGAGCCCAAGGAGAAGAAGCCGGCTCCGGCCGCCAGGCAGACGAAGAAGCGCAAAGAGCAGTAGCTGGGCGCCCGCAGCCGCTGCTTATAGCGATTAGCCTTAACTTTAAAGAGAGCAACGTCATGCTCACAGTCATTCAGTTGTTGGAGTAAATAGTAAATTTTCACATTTAGACAAAATCTGTTTTATTTAAGGAACCCAACTGTTTTGGGTCGCTTGGGTCCCAcgcgctcctgctcctgccttaGCATCTTAGCGAGCAAAGTGTCCAGGTGCTCGCCAATGGACAGGCCCAGTTGTAGGCAGTTGCGCATGGTGTCTCGGTGCATAGCGCCGCCGCCCGTCAGGTGGGTGCCCGATAGGAAGGCCTCTCCATTGCGCATAGATACGGACACCACCATGCTGACGGTGCTGcacacctcctcctccgctgAAGGATCCACGAGACAGAAGTCGCCAATCTTACAGACTGTGACCAGGAGGGGCACAGTGTCGATTCCAATGCGGGTGCAGTCGTACGGGTTGTCCGATATGATGAGGTCTGTGATACCGGCGTCCAGAAGAGTGGCGGTCACCCGTGGGAGCTTTGTGTTGAAAAGAGCGGCCTTGGCGGCCAGGGAAACGGCATCGTGGAGATTTCCGCCGCACTCCAAAATCTGCAAGATTAAGGTCACCAAAACGTAATCATAGCTTACTTAATGGCCTTACCAATATGTCTATGTAGAGCTTCCAGCATTGCTGACCCGGAATGAGGCACAAGGTGCGATAATCAAACGCCAGTGGCGATTCGTAGGCGTTCTGAAGGGACAGCACCAGTTCTTGGGCTAAGTCCGAGCCTCCGCGTCCCTCGAATTCCGGTGTGGCATTGGCCGAGCTGCACAGAGTACGGATGTAAGGAATATACTAGACATAAGCCATTCCAATCTTCTTACCAGTCCACGAAGAACTCCAGCTTTCCGAACTCCGGCGTGAGCGGATCGGGCACCTCTATCTCCGTCTTTACGCCCACTAAGATGTCTGTGTTGGCCAGGCGGAGGCGGGCAGAGCCACTTGCGTTGCTCACCAGTCCCGTCTCCAGCTCCATGGGTCGGTAATCCCTCCGAGAACGTCCGTCGCATCGAAAGTCCTCCTAAAAACGGATCGGTAAGGGAATCTACAGGATGTCCGAGTAGCTTACCTCCACGCCATGAAGGATGAAGGTTTTCTCCGCATCGCTCAGCGCCACATAAGccatttattgtttgttttaacttaaaaatatgttttttagcaatcaaaacaaaacgtTCCGCGTGTTGATATTAGTATCGATATCCGCGTCGATATTAGTATCGATACTATCGAAGTTTAAAAAACCGATAGGCTTCAATTGAAGAAAATAACGTTTTTACACTACTGCAGTTGCCTTGAAGCACAcatcaaaatataatttgtcaCTTGAACAttagtaaatttaattaaatagtaAATTGTACAGTAggttgtaaattaaaaatggatcccgactttgactttgactttaCCCAAAAGCCCGTTAGCACTGGCGTAAGTATTTGAGCAATAAGCACTACCGTAACCCCCGGCTAATCATCCAACGTTTCAGACCACCATTATGGCTGTGGAGTTTGACGGAGGAGTCGTGATTGGAGCGGATTCCCGCACCAGTTCCGGTGCCTATGTGACCAATAGAGTCACTGACAAGCTCACCCGCATCACAGATAAAATCTATTGCTGCCGCAGTGGCTCCGCTGCTGACACTCAGGGCATCGCCGACATCGTGGCCTACTCACTGAACTACCATGAGAACCGGACTGACAAGGAGGCTCTTGTCCTGGAGGCAGCCTCTGAGTTCCGCAACTTTTGTTACAACTATCGCGATTCCCTGCTCGCCGGCATCATCGTGGCCGGGTGGGATGAGCAAAACGGCGGTCAGGTGTACAGCGTTCCGCTGGGCGGTATGATGACCCGCGATCCTTGCACGATCGGAGGCTCTGGATCGAGCTTTATCTACGGCTATGTGAAAGAGCACCATAAACCCAACATGGAGCAGGAGGACTGTGTAGAGTTTGTCAAGAAGGGTGGGTGTCACTGTCTCTTTGTTGAATGTAAAACCGAAACCCTTAATCGTCCGCAGCTGTCCAGCACGCCATTTACCGAGATGGAAGTTCCGGCGGAGTGGTGCGCATCGGCATCATCAACAAAGATGGTTTCGAGCGCCGTTTGTTCTACAACACAGAAAGTGGCGCCTCCCAAATCTCAGGCAATCAAAGTTTCATCTTGGAACAAGTAATGGATGCAGCCAATTAAAATCTCATTTGATTAAGAATATGTAATCGGAGAAATAATTTAGTAAATGTGTCTAACTTTTTGAATAAACCGCCATATTACTGAATTCAACTATCGATTGTGAGCAAATGTCCTACtaatactggcatgacactgccgcattaattagagacttcattaaagatttgacagcgctatagcgttttacacaagtgcgagcaagacgactatatggcgctctaatgcat includes:
- the EMC7 gene encoding ER membrane protein complex subunit 7 homolog, with protein sequence MWLKCIVFAALLALGSSEVVIGQDELVDEVSGLYTIEGRVSPPDSIIPRGPGSPVNKEASKWQTEVTVSINDGEFKGFVREDGQFLISGVPSGSYILDVHHPDVFYEPVRVEINPKGKFRARKVNFVQPAQIMQVPYPLRMKPLMPFKYFQTREQWKITDFLFSPMVLMMVLPLLLMLVLPKMINDPETKKEIDNLQFPKMGNDMPEISEMLTSLLTGKQPEPKEKKPAPAARQTKKRKEQ
- the LOC108078440 gene encoding proteasome subunit beta type-6-like; the protein is MDPDFDFDFTQKPVSTGTTIMAVEFDGGVVIGADSRTSSGAYVTNRVTDKLTRITDKIYCCRSGSAADTQGIADIVAYSLNYHENRTDKEALVLEAASEFRNFCYNYRDSLLAGIIVAGWDEQNGGQVYSVPLGGMMTRDPCTIGGSGSSFIYGYVKEHHKPNMEQEDCVEFVKKAVQHAIYRDGSSGGVVRIGIINKDGFERRLFYNTESGASQISGNQSFILEQVMDAAN
- the Rrp42 gene encoding exosome complex exonuclease RRP42, which codes for MAYVALSDAEKTFILHGVEEDFRCDGRSRRDYRPMELETGLVSNASGSARLRLANTDILVGVKTEIEVPDPLTPEFGKLEFFVDCSANATPEFEGRGGSDLAQELVLSLQNAYESPLAFDYRTLCLIPGQQCWKLYIDILILECGGNLHDAVSLAAKAALFNTKLPRVTATLLDAGITDLIISDNPYDCTRIGIDTVPLLVTVCKIGDFCLVDPSAEEEVCSTVSMVVSVSMRNGEAFLSGTHLTGGGAMHRDTMRNCLQLGLSIGEHLDTLLAKMLRQEQERVGPKRPKTVGFLK